The following coding sequences are from one Enterococcus sp. 4G2_DIV0659 window:
- a CDS encoding ABC transporter ATP-binding protein, whose amino-acid sequence MNNILIMNDIRKTFGKGHAQVEALKGINLTVKAGEFVSIIGPSGSGKSTFLTIAGGLQTPTTGKIMINGKDFTHLNEKKRSKLRFEELGFILQASNLIPFLTVEKQFTLVDKIEKKKSDTQRITELLASLDIADLMHKYPRDLSGGERQRVAIARALFNEPSLILADEPTASLDTEHAYEVVKILAKEAHEKQKATIMVTHDPRMIEWSDSVYRMEDGELLLEK is encoded by the coding sequence CGTTGAAAGGAATCAACTTAACAGTTAAAGCTGGAGAGTTTGTCAGCATTATTGGGCCATCTGGTTCTGGCAAAAGTACTTTTCTGACGATTGCAGGTGGGCTTCAAACACCAACGACGGGAAAAATAATGATTAATGGGAAAGACTTTACCCATTTAAATGAAAAAAAGCGTTCAAAATTACGTTTTGAAGAACTTGGTTTTATTTTACAGGCGTCCAACCTAATCCCTTTTTTAACAGTTGAAAAACAATTTACACTTGTAGATAAAATTGAAAAGAAAAAAAGTGACACGCAACGAATAACTGAATTGTTAGCTTCGTTAGATATTGCTGATTTGATGCATAAATATCCTAGAGATTTATCTGGTGGTGAACGCCAACGAGTGGCAATTGCACGAGCATTATTTAACGAACCAAGTTTGATTTTAGCAGATGAGCCTACTGCTAGTTTAGATACGGAACACGCATATGAAGTTGTTAAAATTTTAGCGAAAGAAGCACATGAGAAACAAAAAGCGACGATTATGGTCACACATGATCCAAGGATGATTGAATGGAGTGATAGTGTCTATCGTATGGAAGATGGCGAGCTGCTTTTAGAAAAGTAA
- a CDS encoding lysozyme, which produces MAKTIGEVRSFLDGLVGKVTVDKSDSGLNGQCVSLIKNLLEFVGAPNPYAARGNAKDIPNTYVSQGIAKVGAGTLNIAVSRNGGGGYGHVWVKIGSDSWQANWNGFAVKKNVGEVSITDILNLDQWISTSNAPSPGGKATTLSAKGEALIKKFEECVLTAYDLGDGMITIGWGHAEPKGQTNLVAGVTTWSQAQADEQFRKDIAGYVNTVNNYFTRSFNQNQFDAMVSFTYNCGTGVFGRDNWDKNASDSYITESIANYINKGSQFEEGLRRRRQEEINLFNTPVNGSEATKKEEEDMTEFAILYGTGVYYVCGTKMVPLTTATQWSVLRTVYEQVQEHKTGKATPIKVMDWRNNQATFDAYAKICGLK; this is translated from the coding sequence ATGGCAAAAACAATTGGAGAAGTAAGGAGTTTTCTTGACGGTCTCGTTGGTAAAGTAACTGTTGATAAATCTGATTCTGGACTAAATGGACAGTGCGTGAGTTTAATTAAGAATTTACTTGAATTTGTTGGCGCACCAAATCCATATGCCGCACGAGGAAATGCAAAAGATATTCCAAACACGTATGTTTCTCAAGGAATTGCAAAAGTTGGCGCTGGCACACTCAACATAGCAGTCAGCAGGAATGGTGGCGGTGGCTATGGGCACGTATGGGTAAAAATTGGTTCTGATAGCTGGCAAGCAAATTGGAATGGCTTTGCTGTCAAGAAGAATGTTGGGGAAGTTTCTATTACAGATATTTTAAATCTAGACCAATGGATTTCAACCAGTAATGCACCAAGTCCTGGAGGGAAAGCAACTACTTTAAGTGCTAAAGGTGAAGCCTTAATCAAAAAATTTGAAGAATGTGTACTTACAGCCTATGACCTTGGTGATGGAATGATTACCATCGGTTGGGGACATGCGGAACCAAAAGGTCAAACAAATTTAGTTGCTGGAGTAACGACATGGTCTCAAGCTCAAGCGGATGAGCAATTCAGGAAAGATATAGCAGGTTATGTAAATACAGTAAATAACTATTTCACTCGTTCTTTTAATCAAAATCAATTCGATGCAATGGTAAGTTTTACCTATAATTGCGGTACGGGAGTCTTTGGAAGAGATAATTGGGATAAGAATGCTTCCGATAGTTATATTACGGAATCAATAGCTAATTACATTAATAAAGGATCACAATTTGAGGAAGGTTTAAGACGTCGTCGTCAAGAAGAAATTAATCTATTTAACACACCGGTAAACGGTAGTGAAGCAACAAAAAAGGAGGAAGAAGATATGACAGAATTTGCTATTTTATATGGAACAGGAGTTTATTATGTATGTGGAACAAAAATGGTTCCTTTGACCACAGCTACGCAATGGAGCGTATTGAGAACGGTCTATGAACAGGTACAAGAACATAAGACTGGAAAAGCAACGCCAATCAAGGTAATGGATTGGAGAAATAATCAAGCGACTTTCGATGCGTACGCAAAAATTTGTGGCTTAAAATAA
- the rpoN gene encoding RNA polymerase factor sigma-54, with translation MKFEQQLSQQQKQVQKLAMTQQLQQSIQILQYNSDELYSYIETKSLENPLIDIQIDRENSDFSSSASRTYTTNEENNYLNQIPDNHRSLFEYLIDQVHLNYRDTYLRTLVLFLVEYIDLNGYLMIDLEEAVAKTGAKSIEMLDALTLIQQLDPAGVGARDLRECLLLQIERDDTAPELAYIVVEEEFAHLAERKWSLIAKKFEVELSEIQSIFDYIQTLTPAPGSIFESTSGLYIRPDLTVKIKENQLTVLSNKTGTPTIQFQQSYFDRMEATEDKEVQKYIQEKKNEFEWLEKTIAQRGDTILRVGTEIVQRQQGFFFKEDRPLKPMTLKEIAESLKIHESTVSRAVNGKYLETDFGVFELRSFFSNGLSNESTGEETSTDSIKKQLKSLVDNENKAKPLSDQKLVDLLKEQEIDISRRTVTKYREALGIPASSKRKRYD, from the coding sequence ATGAAATTTGAACAACAGTTATCCCAACAACAAAAACAAGTCCAAAAACTTGCGATGACACAGCAATTACAGCAATCTATTCAAATTTTACAATATAATTCAGACGAACTTTATTCATACATAGAAACAAAGTCATTAGAAAATCCACTAATTGATATTCAAATAGATAGAGAAAACAGCGATTTTTCAAGTTCTGCCAGCAGAACTTATACAACGAATGAAGAAAATAACTATCTAAACCAAATCCCAGATAACCATCGTTCACTTTTTGAATATTTGATTGATCAGGTTCATTTGAATTATCGGGATACTTATCTTAGGACATTGGTTTTATTTTTAGTTGAATATATTGATTTAAATGGTTACTTGATGATTGATTTAGAGGAAGCAGTGGCTAAGACTGGAGCAAAATCAATAGAAATGTTGGATGCGTTGACATTGATTCAGCAATTGGATCCAGCAGGAGTTGGTGCTAGGGATTTGCGTGAGTGTTTACTGCTGCAAATTGAGCGTGATGATACAGCGCCTGAATTGGCATACATTGTAGTAGAGGAAGAATTTGCTCACTTAGCTGAACGTAAATGGTCACTGATTGCTAAAAAATTTGAAGTAGAACTTTCTGAGATTCAATCGATTTTTGATTATATCCAAACATTAACCCCCGCTCCTGGAAGTATTTTTGAATCGACCTCTGGCTTGTATATTCGTCCTGATTTAACAGTGAAAATCAAGGAGAATCAGTTAACCGTTTTATCTAATAAGACAGGTACACCAACTATTCAGTTTCAACAATCCTATTTTGATCGGATGGAAGCGACTGAAGATAAAGAAGTTCAAAAATACATTCAGGAAAAGAAAAATGAATTTGAATGGTTAGAAAAAACAATCGCTCAGCGTGGCGATACAATTTTAAGAGTAGGAACAGAAATTGTTCAACGGCAACAAGGGTTCTTTTTTAAAGAGGATCGACCGTTAAAACCAATGACCTTAAAAGAAATCGCTGAAAGCTTAAAGATTCATGAATCAACGGTTAGTCGAGCAGTAAATGGTAAATACTTAGAAACGGATTTTGGCGTTTTCGAGTTGCGTTCTTTTTTCTCGAATGGATTATCAAATGAAAGCACTGGCGAAGAAACATCGACTGATAGCATCAAAAAGCAACTAAAATCATTAGTAGATAACGAAAATAAAGCGAAACCATTATCTGATCAGAAACTAGTAGATTTACTAAAAGAACAAGAAATAGACATCTCTCGTCGAACAGTAACAAAATATCGTGAAGCACTTGGAATACCAGCTTCTTCTAAACGAAAGAGATATGACTAA
- a CDS encoding GNAT family N-acetyltransferase: MSYTKQLTFEFYQENDFQLYYELTKDSNVMHYITEKAETESEAVTNFKKILSYNTAHNDQTGYYKFFNQETYIGFGKLSWDEDNKIEIGYMLLPIHWGKGYANQLITILLNLIKQSEQLSESTIYAIIDPSNDASKHLLENHQFESVWQGVEEGLPSEHLHWRPYTSQ; the protein is encoded by the coding sequence ATGTCTTATACTAAACAATTAACTTTTGAATTTTATCAAGAGAACGATTTTCAACTTTACTATGAACTTACTAAAGATAGCAATGTTATGCACTATATCACCGAAAAAGCAGAAACTGAAAGTGAGGCTGTAACTAATTTTAAAAAAATTCTTTCGTATAACACTGCCCACAATGATCAAACTGGGTACTATAAATTTTTCAATCAAGAAACCTATATTGGCTTTGGTAAGCTTTCTTGGGATGAAGATAACAAAATCGAAATTGGCTACATGCTTTTACCAATCCATTGGGGCAAAGGCTACGCCAATCAACTAATAACTATTTTATTGAATTTAATAAAACAATCAGAACAACTATCCGAATCAACGATCTATGCTATTATCGATCCTTCAAATGATGCATCCAAACATTTATTAGAAAATCATCAGTTTGAATCTGTTTGGCAGGGTGTTGAAGAGGGGCTACCATCTGAACATTTGCATTGGCGACCGTACACTAGTCAATAA
- a CDS encoding YrdB family protein: MFKYFNDVVRFILELTTLGLVAFAGFKANSIIVIILLGICLPICIIIFWSRYMAPQSPKRFTDFKRILTEIFLFGGAGFITYLVVDQKIAFIYLIVALINTVFDHAL; encoded by the coding sequence ATGTTCAAATATTTTAACGATGTCGTTCGCTTTATCCTCGAATTAACAACACTTGGCTTGGTTGCATTTGCTGGGTTTAAAGCTAATTCAATTATCGTAATTATCCTATTAGGTATTTGTCTTCCCATTTGTATTATTATTTTTTGGAGTAGATATATGGCTCCACAATCGCCAAAACGTTTTACTGATTTCAAACGTATTCTTACAGAAATTTTTTTATTTGGCGGAGCTGGTTTTATTACGTATCTGGTTGTGGATCAAAAAATCGCCTTTATTTACTTAATCGTTGCACTTATCAATACCGTTTTCGACCATGCTTTATAA
- a CDS encoding DUF2752 domain-containing protein yields MNNLELCIFKHTFGVPCPGCGMTRAFIHLFHLDFKEAFYYHPLFWLVPIVFGIFLFRKKVLLFERICENKYFTAGALGLFLTVYLIRMVVLFPNTAPMDYNQHSVVARMYHWVIGLVIK; encoded by the coding sequence ATGAATAATTTAGAGCTTTGCATTTTTAAGCACACATTTGGTGTCCCTTGTCCAGGTTGTGGGATGACTAGAGCTTTTATTCACTTATTTCATCTGGATTTTAAAGAAGCTTTTTATTATCATCCTCTATTTTGGCTGGTTCCAATTGTTTTTGGTATTTTTTTATTTAGGAAAAAAGTGCTGTTATTTGAGCGTATCTGTGAAAACAAGTATTTTACTGCTGGAGCTTTAGGTCTCTTTTTGACCGTTTATCTGATTCGGATGGTTGTATTATTCCCGAATACAGCGCCGATGGATTATAACCAACATTCGGTTGTTGCCAGAATGTATCATTGGGTCATAGGTCTAGTAATAAAATAG
- a CDS encoding DUF4234 domain-containing protein, which yields MTYSYQANKKSVPLIIVFSIISCGIYFLFWMYDVTRQLSEINNDRSINPGLTVLFSIITCGIYTLYWWYKIGGMFVEAQARENVHPIIDNKILLLILAIFNFSIVGMGILQSDLNRFWDKLATGDRDGYSTGMDE from the coding sequence ATGACATATTCGTATCAAGCAAATAAAAAATCGGTGCCATTAATTATTGTATTTTCTATTATCTCGTGTGGAATTTATTTCCTTTTTTGGATGTATGATGTTACTCGTCAACTTTCAGAAATTAACAATGACCGTTCTATAAATCCTGGTCTAACTGTCTTATTTTCTATTATTACTTGTGGAATTTACACACTGTATTGGTGGTACAAAATTGGTGGGATGTTTGTCGAAGCTCAAGCTAGAGAAAATGTTCATCCAATCATTGATAACAAAATCCTATTGCTAATCCTTGCTATTTTTAATTTTTCTATAGTAGGCATGGGAATCCTACAATCTGATTTAAATCGTTTCTGGGACAAATTAGCTACTGGTGATCGTGACGGGTACAGCACTGGAATGGATGAATAA
- a CDS encoding methionine ABC transporter ATP-binding protein, producing MIELKNIDVTFYQKKKAVDAVKDVTLKIEKEDVFGIVGYSGAGKSTLVRVINLLQRPTTGEVIINGKNILGFSAKELRAQRKKIGMIFQHFNLMKERSIFGNIDFSLKYSGLSKEQRKVKIEKLLDLVGLSDKKDAYPSQLSGGQKQRVAIARALANDPEILLCDEATSALDPKTTIQILDLLKKLNKELGLTIVLITHEMQVVKEICNKVAVMEDGRVIEQNDIVSIFSQPKEALTKDFIRTATHIDQALETIIQHPSLTNLSGNEVLVEFSYVGEQTSEPLIAQLYSKYHVVTNILYGNVEILQQVPIGNLIVVLSGEEKQREKALDFLQGQGVKIKILKTYRSKETIVPLHVV from the coding sequence ATGATTGAATTAAAGAATATCGATGTGACTTTTTATCAAAAGAAAAAAGCCGTTGATGCAGTAAAGGACGTAACACTAAAAATTGAAAAAGAAGATGTTTTTGGGATTGTAGGCTACTCTGGAGCAGGAAAGAGCACACTGGTCCGTGTGATTAATTTATTGCAGCGTCCAACAACAGGAGAAGTAATAATCAATGGGAAAAATATTTTAGGGTTTTCAGCTAAAGAATTAAGAGCACAGCGAAAAAAAATTGGAATGATTTTTCAACATTTTAACTTAATGAAAGAGCGCAGCATTTTTGGAAATATTGATTTTTCATTAAAATATTCTGGATTATCTAAAGAGCAGAGAAAAGTAAAAATCGAAAAATTACTGGATTTGGTCGGTTTATCTGATAAAAAAGATGCCTATCCTAGCCAATTATCTGGTGGACAAAAGCAACGTGTAGCGATCGCTAGAGCCTTAGCGAATGATCCGGAGATTTTATTATGTGACGAAGCGACCAGTGCATTAGATCCTAAAACAACTATTCAGATTTTGGATTTATTGAAGAAATTAAACAAAGAATTAGGACTAACAATTGTCTTAATTACGCACGAAATGCAAGTTGTGAAGGAGATTTGCAACAAAGTAGCGGTGATGGAAGATGGACGAGTGATTGAACAAAACGATATTGTGTCCATTTTCAGTCAACCAAAAGAGGCCTTGACGAAGGACTTCATTCGTACCGCAACGCATATTGATCAAGCGCTAGAAACAATCATTCAACATCCTAGCCTGACTAATTTGAGTGGAAATGAAGTGTTAGTCGAATTTTCTTATGTCGGTGAACAGACAAGTGAGCCGCTAATTGCCCAATTGTATAGTAAGTATCATGTAGTTACGAATATTTTATATGGCAATGTTGAAATCTTGCAGCAAGTACCAATTGGTAATTTAATCGTGGTTCTTTCGGGAGAAGAAAAGCAGCGTGAAAAAGCATTAGACTTTTTACAAGGACAAGGAGTAAAAATCAAAATTTTAAAAACATATCGATCAAAAGAGACAATTGTGCCATTACATGTTGTTTAA
- a CDS encoding methionine ABC transporter permease: MQNFLQNYFPNVLQLRQEFIDSTIETLYMVFWTALIAGILGTLLGVVLVATGPQGILRSSVIYNILEKIINVCRSIPFIIMLALIQPITRFLTGTTIGTTAALVPLVIGVIPFFARQIENALLEVDPGVIEAAESMGTSPLGIIFRVYLVEGLPSIIRVSSVTIINLIGLTAMAGAIGAGGLGNLAITRGYNRFQTDVTLLATLIILILVFASQFISNTLIKKTSH, translated from the coding sequence ATGCAGAATTTTTTACAAAATTATTTTCCAAATGTTTTACAGTTAAGACAAGAATTTATTGATAGTACGATTGAGACGCTATATATGGTTTTTTGGACAGCTCTTATTGCTGGGATTTTAGGGACATTACTTGGCGTTGTTCTAGTTGCTACAGGACCGCAAGGGATTTTAAGAAGTAGTGTCATTTACAATATTTTAGAAAAAATCATTAACGTATGTAGATCCATTCCTTTTATCATCATGCTGGCACTAATTCAGCCGATCACTCGTTTTTTAACAGGAACAACGATTGGTACGACTGCTGCATTAGTGCCGCTGGTGATAGGGGTGATTCCATTTTTTGCACGTCAGATCGAAAATGCATTGCTAGAAGTTGATCCAGGTGTGATAGAAGCCGCTGAATCAATGGGAACTAGCCCACTGGGAATTATTTTTAGAGTCTATTTAGTAGAAGGATTACCTAGTATTATTCGGGTATCTTCTGTGACAATTATCAACTTGATTGGTTTGACCGCAATGGCAGGAGCCATTGGCGCAGGTGGTCTAGGCAATTTAGCAATAACTAGAGGCTATAATCGTTTTCAAACAGACGTGACACTTTTAGCTACCTTGATTATTTTGATTTTAGTTTTTGCTAGTCAATTTATCAGCAATACATTAATTAAAAAAACATCACATTAA
- a CDS encoding MetQ/NlpA family ABC transporter substrate-binding protein, with protein sequence MKKTVKIIGLVLAIGVVLAGCSSGSAKNQKNEVVKLGVVGANNEVLESVKDRLKEEGIDLQLVEFSDYTQPNAALAEKEIDLNSFQHQIFLDNYNKEHKTELVSIGNTVSAPLGIYSSKIKDVKELKKGAEIAIPNDATNGGRALLLLQSADLIKVDPAKKQTPTVNDITENKLNLKITELDASQTARALQDIDASVINSGMAVDAGFTPAKDAIFLEPVNEQSKPYVNIIVARKADQDNKTYNKVIDTYQQEETKKVIEETSKGSSIPAWEIFGRK encoded by the coding sequence ATGAAAAAGACAGTAAAGATTATCGGATTGGTATTAGCAATTGGGGTTGTGTTAGCAGGATGTTCTTCTGGAAGTGCGAAAAATCAGAAAAATGAAGTTGTAAAATTAGGTGTAGTAGGTGCCAATAATGAGGTGTTAGAATCTGTTAAAGATCGCTTAAAAGAGGAGGGGATTGATTTACAATTGGTAGAATTTTCGGATTACACGCAGCCTAATGCTGCTTTAGCAGAGAAAGAAATTGATTTAAATTCATTTCAACATCAAATTTTCTTAGATAACTATAACAAGGAACATAAAACAGAACTTGTATCAATCGGTAATACGGTTAGTGCCCCCTTAGGAATTTACTCTTCTAAAATCAAAGATGTAAAAGAGTTGAAAAAAGGCGCAGAAATTGCTATTCCAAATGATGCGACAAATGGTGGAAGGGCATTACTATTGTTGCAAAGTGCTGATTTAATCAAAGTCGATCCAGCGAAAAAACAAACACCAACGGTTAATGATATTACAGAAAATAAGTTGAATTTAAAAATCACTGAATTAGATGCTTCACAAACGGCTAGAGCTTTACAAGACATTGACGCTTCTGTGATTAATAGTGGGATGGCTGTTGATGCAGGGTTTACTCCAGCAAAAGATGCCATTTTTCTAGAACCTGTGAATGAACAATCTAAGCCATATGTGAATATTATTGTGGCTCGTAAAGCGGATCAAGACAATAAAACGTACAACAAAGTAATCGATACGTATCAACAGGAAGAGACGAAAAAAGTCATTGAAGAAACATCAAAAGGGTCAAGTATTCCAGCGTGGGAAATATTTGGGAGAAAATAA
- a CDS encoding amidohydrolase translates to MTVVLKQTIQEEIRQGAENVITLRRHFHQYPEASLKEFKTIQKIKEELQQLDIPFEEVGETGVLATVEGSKGSGKTIVLRADIDALELEDATGKSYQSKHPGLNHACGHDGHAAALLGAAKVLKNHRDEFAGTVKLAFQPAEEIGAGACQFVNGGFLEDVDQVFGIHLDSNVPVGKLVATKGATNASCDIFKIEVEGLSSHVAQPNVGRDAVLAAASIVVELQKIAAREVSPLDPVVVGIGVLDAGTRYNIVANHARIEGTVRAFSHETRAFVLKRVEEISEQIAQAHRTKIASFEIHDAAGPLINEDNATALAQKVAAEIVGSENVVTDYTKSLGADDFAQFLLKAPGVYGRVGTRNLDNPDTQYGHHHEKFDIDEAGLALATEFHVKYALTYLNSIE, encoded by the coding sequence ATGACGGTGGTATTAAAACAAACTATTCAAGAAGAAATTCGGCAAGGTGCAGAAAATGTGATTACACTCAGACGTCACTTCCATCAATATCCAGAAGCGAGTTTAAAGGAATTTAAGACAATCCAAAAGATTAAAGAAGAATTGCAACAGTTGGACATTCCTTTTGAAGAAGTTGGTGAAACTGGAGTATTGGCTACCGTAGAAGGATCAAAAGGCTCAGGGAAAACAATCGTTTTAAGAGCGGATATTGATGCTTTAGAGCTAGAAGATGCAACAGGAAAATCATACCAATCTAAACACCCAGGGTTAAATCATGCGTGTGGACATGATGGACATGCAGCGGCATTATTAGGAGCAGCAAAAGTGTTAAAAAATCATAGAGATGAATTTGCTGGAACGGTTAAATTAGCGTTTCAACCAGCTGAAGAAATAGGTGCAGGAGCTTGTCAATTCGTCAATGGCGGCTTTCTTGAAGATGTTGATCAAGTATTTGGCATTCATTTAGATTCTAATGTCCCAGTTGGGAAGTTAGTGGCTACTAAAGGAGCAACGAATGCGTCATGTGATATTTTTAAAATTGAAGTGGAAGGGCTAAGTAGTCATGTTGCTCAACCAAATGTAGGAAGAGATGCTGTTTTAGCTGCGGCAAGTATTGTGGTCGAGTTACAAAAAATCGCAGCAAGAGAAGTCAGTCCACTTGATCCCGTTGTTGTGGGGATTGGTGTATTGGATGCTGGAACGAGATATAATATTGTTGCCAATCATGCAAGAATAGAAGGAACCGTTCGTGCATTTAGCCATGAGACAAGAGCCTTTGTGTTAAAGCGTGTAGAGGAAATATCGGAGCAAATTGCACAAGCACACCGAACAAAAATCGCTTCTTTTGAGATCCATGATGCCGCTGGACCTCTGATTAATGAAGATAACGCAACGGCATTAGCCCAAAAAGTAGCTGCCGAGATTGTTGGAAGTGAAAATGTAGTGACTGATTACACGAAAAGCTTAGGTGCTGATGACTTTGCACAGTTTTTACTTAAAGCACCAGGTGTGTATGGTCGTGTTGGAACGCGCAATCTAGATAATCCTGATACACAATACGGACATCACCATGAGAAATTTGATATTGATGAAGCAGGATTGGCTTTGGCTACGGAATTTCATGTGAAATATGCACTGACTTATTTGAATTCGATTGAATAA
- a CDS encoding NUDIX hydrolase, which yields MDCTFQTQEGRFNYRVGAIITSDLGLLLVKNPSEPYFYSVGGRVKMHETMDEAVEREVLEETGSMIRTKELGVIHENFFTSTLTGQKYHEVSFYYYVELTDDVVSGLSYNEFGEYEQLQWIAFDLLRQTDIRPAFLKELTKEKKTGIRHLVQKK from the coding sequence ATGGATTGCACATTTCAAACGCAAGAAGGGCGCTTTAATTATCGGGTTGGCGCAATTATCACAAGTGATTTGGGGTTATTATTAGTCAAAAATCCTAGTGAACCATACTTTTACTCGGTGGGTGGACGAGTGAAAATGCATGAAACAATGGACGAAGCTGTTGAAAGAGAAGTTCTTGAAGAAACTGGCAGTATGATTCGTACAAAAGAATTAGGAGTTATTCATGAAAACTTCTTCACTTCTACTTTGACAGGGCAAAAGTATCATGAAGTGTCATTCTATTATTATGTAGAGCTTACTGATGATGTTGTTTCGGGTCTTTCATATAATGAGTTTGGCGAATACGAGCAACTGCAGTGGATAGCTTTTGATCTACTTAGGCAAACAGATATCAGACCAGCCTTTTTAAAAGAATTAACGAAAGAGAAAAAAACAGGAATTCGACACCTAGTTCAAAAGAAATAG
- a CDS encoding ABC-F family ATP-binding cassette domain-containing protein, which translates to MSLLTIEHLTQRFGEKILYEDASLRVNKGDHMGLTGQNGVGKSTLVKILTGEILADDGTITWQNNIKIGYLDQHVEVIGENTINEFLHQAYKDLYEVERKINGLYMEFGETGQDKLLERAGRLQTQLDESEFYQIDTIINDLANGLGIEAIGLDRPMNELSGGQRSKVILAKLLLEQPDVLLLDEPTNYLDDTHIQWLINYLNNFNGTFILVSHDYHFLNAVTNCICDIEFGQLTKYTGNVEKSFAQKEQNKESYLKQYHAQQAKIEKAEAYIRKYKAGNRATMAKSRQKQLDRLERMAPPGTLMKPQIYFPYQPIVASLALMTEELIIGYTEPLLSAINLSVHSGEKVAIKGFNGIGKSTLIKTLTGKIKPISGEYHYPANTKIAYFSQDLTWENDYLTPLAYLSNCFPKKTVKEIRTYLAKCGLPDKLVNQQLRLLSGGEQTKVKLCELTMDSSNIIFLDEPTNHIDAAAKESLRQAIRQFQGTIVIVSHEEEFYLDITDRVINIEEMI; encoded by the coding sequence ATGAGTTTATTAACAATTGAACACTTAACGCAACGTTTTGGCGAAAAAATCCTATATGAGGATGCATCACTTCGAGTGAATAAAGGCGATCATATGGGATTGACTGGTCAAAATGGTGTTGGAAAATCCACCCTAGTTAAAATTCTAACAGGTGAAATTTTAGCAGATGATGGTACAATTACATGGCAAAACAATATCAAAATCGGTTATCTCGATCAGCATGTTGAAGTCATCGGAGAGAACACAATCAATGAATTTTTACATCAAGCGTATAAAGATCTTTATGAAGTTGAAAGAAAAATTAATGGGCTATATATGGAGTTTGGTGAAACTGGTCAAGACAAATTATTAGAGCGGGCTGGAAGACTTCAAACACAATTAGATGAAAGTGAGTTTTATCAAATCGATACCATCATTAATGATTTGGCAAATGGTTTGGGGATTGAGGCAATCGGCTTAGATCGACCAATGAACGAGCTGAGTGGTGGTCAACGTTCTAAAGTTATTTTAGCGAAACTGCTTTTAGAACAACCTGACGTTTTATTATTAGATGAACCAACGAATTACTTGGATGATACGCATATTCAGTGGTTAATTAATTATTTAAATAACTTTAATGGAACCTTTATTCTTGTTTCTCATGATTATCACTTCTTAAATGCAGTGACTAATTGCATTTGTGATATTGAGTTCGGTCAATTGACGAAATACACAGGAAATGTAGAAAAATCGTTTGCGCAAAAGGAGCAAAACAAAGAGAGTTATTTAAAACAATATCATGCCCAACAAGCAAAAATTGAAAAAGCGGAAGCCTATATTCGCAAATATAAAGCTGGAAACCGAGCAACGATGGCAAAAAGTCGTCAAAAACAACTAGATCGACTAGAACGAATGGCTCCTCCAGGCACGTTAATGAAACCACAAATTTATTTTCCGTATCAGCCAATTGTTGCAAGTTTAGCATTGATGACGGAGGAATTAATCATTGGTTATACGGAACCATTGCTATCAGCAATTAATTTATCCGTCCATAGTGGGGAGAAAGTAGCGATTAAAGGGTTTAATGGAATCGGGAAATCTACCCTCATTAAAACATTGACAGGAAAGATCAAGCCAATCAGTGGAGAGTATCACTATCCAGCAAATACTAAAATTGCTTATTTTTCTCAAGATTTAACGTGGGAAAATGATTATTTGACTCCGTTAGCTTATCTAAGTAACTGTTTTCCTAAGAAAACTGTAAAAGAAATTCGTACCTACTTAGCGAAGTGTGGCTTGCCAGATAAGTTGGTTAATCAGCAACTACGATTGTTGAGCGGAGGGGAACAGACGAAAGTAAAGCTTTGTGAATTGACGATGGATTCAAGTAATATTATTTTCTTAGATGAACCAACGAATCATATTGATGCTGCTGCAAAAGAAAGCTTACGTCAAGCGATTCGACAATTTCAAGGAACGATCGTAATTGTTTCCCATGAAGAAGAATTTTATCTTGATATTACAGATCGTGTAATCAATATTGAAGAAATGATTTGA